Proteins from a single region of Blastopirellula marina:
- a CDS encoding prolyl oligopeptidase family serine peptidase — MRICLLFAASFCLLASSAWADGPADNIPAQVRVIPPEGIEVPAEDAAELSQGLERLDDLIKKLAMRRDARTPQLLPDVEIFSRAINEALKYREFYKPQDIAAAKQTLTEGLNRAEALLEGKAPWLTQTGLVVRGYRSKIDQTVQPYGLEIPANYNFDSNDAFRLDIWLHGRGERNTEANFIAERMKRPGQFQPAGTIVLHPFGRYCNAFKFAGEIDVLEGMEHVKANYRIDDNRVAIRGFSMGGAGCWQMAVHYPDLFFAANPGAGFSETPLFLDVFQKETLEPTWYEKALWQWYDCPGYAANVFNLPTIAYSGELDIQKQAADVMEEAIAAEGMRLTHIIGPETKHAIHADSKVIISAKLDELAKVGRITTPSEIRFATYTLRYPRMHWVRVAGLGEHWKQAQVHAKVDSSTNTISLATKNITRLELNFPAGQQLLSVDQPVKIRIASSEAGSEGEIADLVALRPETDRSWTAQLEFTANGWQLGYSAPTGLAKVPGLQGPIDDAFLDSFVVVSPTGEPWNDAANNWAIGEMNHFTQQWRQQFRGDAVVKTDDMVADADIANSNLILFGDPGSNAVLAKIVDKLPIQWTKDAVTVGGKTYKATENAPILIYPNPLNPAKYVVINSGFTYREYAYLNNARQVPKLPDWAVVDVTTKPDALWPGKIVAADFFSESWQVKPPRATK; from the coding sequence ATGCGAATCTGCCTTCTATTTGCTGCCTCGTTCTGTTTGCTTGCTAGTTCTGCCTGGGCGGATGGCCCGGCCGATAACATTCCGGCCCAGGTCCGCGTGATCCCGCCGGAAGGGATCGAAGTGCCTGCGGAAGACGCCGCGGAGCTTTCGCAAGGGCTCGAACGGCTGGACGACTTGATCAAGAAGCTGGCGATGCGCCGCGATGCACGCACGCCGCAGCTGCTGCCGGATGTCGAGATCTTTTCGCGTGCGATCAACGAAGCCCTCAAATACCGCGAGTTCTACAAGCCGCAAGATATCGCCGCCGCCAAGCAGACCCTCACCGAAGGTCTGAACCGGGCCGAGGCGCTTTTGGAAGGGAAGGCCCCGTGGCTCACCCAAACCGGACTGGTCGTACGCGGCTATCGCTCGAAGATCGATCAAACGGTGCAGCCTTATGGCCTGGAGATTCCGGCTAACTACAACTTTGATTCGAACGACGCGTTTCGTCTCGACATCTGGCTGCATGGCCGCGGTGAACGCAACACCGAAGCCAACTTCATTGCCGAACGGATGAAGCGGCCAGGGCAGTTCCAACCGGCTGGCACTATCGTGCTGCATCCGTTTGGGCGGTACTGCAACGCGTTCAAGTTCGCTGGCGAGATCGACGTCCTGGAAGGGATGGAGCACGTCAAAGCGAACTACCGCATCGACGACAACCGTGTCGCGATTCGTGGGTTCTCGATGGGCGGGGCAGGGTGCTGGCAGATGGCCGTGCACTACCCAGACTTGTTCTTTGCGGCCAACCCCGGGGCTGGCTTCTCGGAAACGCCGCTGTTCCTGGACGTCTTTCAAAAAGAAACACTGGAGCCGACCTGGTACGAAAAGGCCCTGTGGCAGTGGTACGACTGCCCTGGCTACGCCGCGAACGTCTTTAACTTGCCAACGATCGCCTACAGTGGCGAACTCGATATCCAGAAGCAAGCCGCCGACGTCATGGAAGAGGCGATCGCTGCCGAGGGAATGCGTCTGACGCACATCATCGGTCCGGAAACGAAGCACGCGATTCACGCCGATTCCAAGGTGATCATCTCAGCCAAGCTCGACGAGTTGGCCAAGGTCGGTCGCATCACCACGCCTAGCGAGATCCGCTTCGCCACGTACACGCTGCGTTACCCCCGGATGCATTGGGTCCGGGTTGCCGGTCTGGGTGAACATTGGAAGCAGGCCCAGGTGCATGCCAAGGTCGACTCCAGCACCAATACGATCTCGCTGGCGACGAAGAACATCACGCGCCTGGAACTGAACTTCCCCGCCGGGCAGCAGTTGTTGTCGGTCGATCAGCCGGTGAAGATTCGGATTGCCTCGTCCGAGGCCGGCAGTGAAGGGGAGATCGCTGACCTGGTGGCCTTGCGTCCCGAAACGGATCGTTCGTGGACGGCTCAATTGGAGTTCACGGCCAACGGCTGGCAGTTGGGCTACAGTGCACCAACGGGACTGGCGAAAGTACCAGGACTGCAAGGTCCGATCGACGACGCGTTCCTCGATAGCTTCGTCGTAGTCAGCCCCACCGGCGAGCCGTGGAACGATGCCGCCAACAACTGGGCCATTGGCGAGATGAATCACTTCACCCAGCAGTGGCGTCAGCAGTTCCGTGGCGATGCGGTCGTGAAGACCGATGACATGGTGGCCGATGCCGATATCGCCAACAGCAACCTCATCCTGTTTGGCGACCCAGGTAGCAACGCGGTTCTGGCGAAGATCGTCGACAAGTTGCCGATCCAGTGGACCAAGGATGCCGTGACCGTTGGCGGCAAGACCTACAAGGCAACCGAGAACGCTCCGATCTTGATCTACCCGAACCCACTGAACCCAGCCAAGTACGTGGTGATCAACAGTGGTTTCACCTATCGCGAGTACGCTTACCTGAACAATGCTCGCCAGGTGCCGAAACTGCCTGACTGGGCTGTGGTGGACGTGACGACCAAGCCCGATGCCCTGTGGCCTGGGAAGATCGTCGCTGCCGACTTCTTTAGCGAAAGCTGGCAGGTGAAGCCGCCACGTGCGACCAAGTGA
- a CDS encoding AAA family ATPase, with protein MQLNQIQIDGFGVWHDLSVEQLSPTITVLFGHNEAGKSTLLHFLRTMLYGQEPDAERRYLPPVHGGEPGGALRVNGSMGRFKVVRRFNHDGSEEQVWIEAKDGTRQSRAQLDALLEGVDRLTYSNIFAVGLREMQLLATLDDSVAAQKIYELTSGLDRISLAEVMRELETSRRRLISGGEEEALVDQLLERHQVLKKEIDQLRGGTQEWSNLLNQRRALETQINQFGFKVADLEKMAHFVEMCQAIRPEINRRNKLMEKIDSIGELPEVSRETLRHLHGLQDQIAKKRAKCRDLRASYTELREKHSSIPVNQELARQAARVDALGEQRQWILSLTQQLDRNQEEATQINAEIDDLWEQTGIKTRGGKRPDLSRKQLRSLRDPLRTLEKATQELEDTKRHTSSHEEELLGVESEVEESLTSLGEEDLNKALAKAGDLVNLLRRRIQVEDKIDQIRVQYRESEAETHDLLEHQMMPKPEMVFLGALFIAGGSMTLMSIFGNALLIGSGLGHFGWIFGSMAMVASYSLKRKMDNETAQQFDSAKRQLMLLDQQLDKAVAEQKELDVSLPRGNGALLARLKSAEDHLTRLEELIPLGHKLGQVREQQETSTRQISDLEAAVVRARKNWKDALRVLDLPEDINPDRVKSLGRFLAQIHQYRKRLKGIRSENEIAEREREALLGRISHLAKDVGVQPKTNDALLLLGQLEDDLLRQEGKHKQRTTLFEQGQKVRGDFRRVAEEAKELIAEREQILEEANSADEEEYLTWIVKTEEVEELQGKLEEQNEKIDEKIDGECTVEEIEAWLETTISKDADEQLAKLLADHQHAEKRMQECFERRGELKVQLEALEKNDRLMHAQLEVSEVEAQLEKAIEKWQTLATTSCLLEQIRRVYENDRQPETLRLASSYMKKLTDGRYIRIWTPLHENTLFVEEKDADSKSLAHLSEGTREQVFLSVRLALIHLFARQGRVLPVILDDVLVNFDSKRSKNTAEVFKEFAAEGHQLLIFTCHEHIAAMFQDMGADVRALPKFTGLCRPGLIEIEEPLPKMELPAPAPEPKPEPKPAPKPAPKPKVKQAPLPEPKVTVHIENPLPEPVPPPSNKYTEVVLPEYVPIDFEVIKHVEPEPVPLPIVQLPKEEPVRLRCDVLQEEVSYRLKGSDVTDKYFLSLSDFGVETNGNVNYRLKDADGDSKPQIDWDALLDEEPVEEEPYEEEFPVADAILEPEPQWEPEPEPELELQPEPEPVPVPLPAKKKMRIRYVYTAHDEFGWDSPRRWYETKDPRKDHDEVIVREEIVDEDEAS; from the coding sequence ATGCAACTCAATCAAATTCAAATCGACGGTTTCGGTGTCTGGCACGACCTGAGTGTCGAACAGCTTTCGCCGACCATCACCGTATTGTTCGGGCACAACGAAGCGGGTAAGAGCACGCTGCTGCACTTCCTGCGGACGATGCTGTACGGCCAAGAGCCGGATGCAGAACGCCGCTATCTGCCGCCAGTGCATGGTGGCGAGCCTGGTGGTGCGCTGCGCGTGAATGGTTCGATGGGCCGCTTCAAGGTGGTTCGTCGCTTCAATCACGACGGCAGCGAAGAACAGGTTTGGATTGAAGCGAAGGATGGTACCCGGCAAAGCCGCGCGCAGTTGGATGCGCTGCTGGAAGGGGTCGATCGTCTGACGTACAGCAATATCTTCGCGGTTGGTCTGCGCGAGATGCAACTGCTGGCAACACTTGATGACAGTGTGGCCGCCCAGAAGATTTACGAATTAACCAGCGGCCTCGACCGCATTTCGCTGGCCGAAGTGATGCGTGAGCTGGAGACCTCGCGACGTCGGCTGATTTCCGGCGGCGAAGAGGAAGCACTCGTCGATCAGTTGCTCGAACGGCATCAGGTGCTCAAGAAGGAGATCGATCAGCTGCGCGGCGGCACGCAGGAATGGTCGAACCTCTTGAACCAGCGCCGAGCCCTGGAAACGCAGATCAACCAGTTTGGGTTCAAAGTGGCCGATCTGGAAAAGATGGCCCACTTCGTCGAGATGTGCCAGGCAATCCGGCCTGAGATCAATCGCCGCAACAAGCTGATGGAGAAGATCGATTCGATCGGCGAACTGCCGGAAGTTTCGCGCGAGACGCTACGACATCTACATGGCTTGCAGGATCAGATCGCCAAGAAGCGAGCCAAGTGCCGCGATCTGCGGGCCAGCTATACCGAGCTACGCGAGAAGCACAGTTCGATTCCTGTGAACCAGGAACTTGCCCGCCAGGCAGCTCGTGTCGATGCCCTGGGTGAGCAGCGGCAATGGATTCTGTCTCTTACGCAGCAGTTGGATCGCAACCAGGAAGAAGCGACCCAAATCAATGCCGAGATCGACGATCTGTGGGAACAGACCGGTATCAAGACACGCGGCGGCAAACGGCCTGACCTGTCGCGGAAGCAATTGCGTAGCTTGCGCGATCCTCTGCGTACGCTGGAAAAGGCAACGCAGGAACTGGAAGACACCAAGCGGCATACGTCTTCGCATGAAGAAGAGCTGCTGGGGGTGGAAAGCGAAGTCGAAGAGTCGCTTACCTCGCTGGGTGAAGAAGACCTGAATAAAGCCCTTGCCAAGGCTGGCGACCTGGTCAATTTGCTTCGTCGCCGCATTCAAGTGGAAGACAAGATCGACCAGATCCGCGTTCAGTACCGCGAGTCGGAAGCGGAAACGCACGACCTGCTGGAACATCAGATGATGCCCAAGCCGGAAATGGTGTTCCTGGGGGCGCTGTTCATCGCTGGCGGCTCGATGACGCTGATGTCGATTTTCGGCAATGCCCTGCTGATTGGTTCCGGCCTGGGGCATTTCGGCTGGATCTTCGGCTCGATGGCGATGGTGGCATCGTACAGCCTGAAGCGGAAGATGGATAACGAGACCGCTCAGCAGTTCGATTCGGCCAAGCGTCAGTTGATGCTGCTGGATCAGCAGTTGGACAAAGCGGTAGCCGAGCAGAAAGAGCTGGATGTTTCGTTGCCACGCGGCAATGGGGCGCTTCTGGCTCGCTTGAAGAGTGCCGAAGACCACCTGACTCGCCTGGAAGAACTGATTCCGCTGGGGCACAAGCTGGGGCAAGTTCGCGAACAGCAAGAGACGAGCACGCGTCAAATCAGCGATTTGGAAGCCGCCGTCGTGCGTGCCCGCAAAAACTGGAAGGACGCTCTGCGGGTTCTCGATCTGCCGGAAGACATCAACCCAGACCGCGTGAAGTCGCTGGGCCGTTTCCTGGCTCAGATTCATCAGTACCGTAAGCGTCTGAAGGGGATTCGCAGCGAGAACGAAATCGCCGAACGAGAACGCGAAGCCCTGCTGGGTCGTATTTCCCACCTGGCCAAAGATGTTGGCGTGCAGCCCAAGACCAACGATGCCCTGCTGTTGTTGGGTCAGTTGGAAGATGACCTGCTGCGTCAGGAAGGGAAGCACAAACAGCGTACGACGCTGTTCGAGCAGGGGCAGAAGGTCCGCGGCGACTTCCGCCGAGTCGCGGAAGAAGCGAAGGAACTGATTGCCGAGCGCGAACAGATTCTGGAAGAAGCCAACAGCGCCGATGAAGAAGAGTACCTGACCTGGATCGTGAAAACGGAAGAGGTCGAAGAACTGCAAGGTAAGCTGGAAGAGCAGAACGAAAAGATCGACGAAAAGATCGATGGCGAGTGCACGGTCGAAGAGATCGAAGCGTGGCTCGAAACAACCATCAGCAAAGATGCCGACGAGCAACTGGCCAAGCTGCTGGCCGACCACCAGCACGCTGAAAAGCGGATGCAGGAATGTTTCGAGCGTCGCGGCGAACTGAAGGTTCAGCTTGAAGCGCTCGAGAAGAACGACCGCCTGATGCATGCTCAGCTGGAGGTTTCGGAAGTAGAAGCCCAGCTGGAAAAGGCGATCGAAAAGTGGCAGACGCTGGCCACCACGTCGTGCCTATTGGAACAGATTCGCCGTGTGTACGAGAACGATCGTCAGCCGGAAACGCTGCGGTTGGCCTCATCATACATGAAGAAACTGACCGACGGCCGCTACATCCGCATTTGGACGCCGCTGCACGAGAACACCCTGTTCGTCGAAGAAAAGGATGCCGACTCGAAGAGCCTGGCTCACTTGAGCGAAGGTACCCGCGAGCAGGTCTTTCTCAGCGTTCGCTTGGCGCTGATTCACTTGTTTGCCCGCCAGGGGCGCGTACTGCCGGTGATTCTGGACGACGTGCTGGTGAACTTCGACTCGAAACGCTCGAAGAACACGGCGGAAGTTTTCAAAGAGTTCGCCGCCGAAGGGCATCAGCTGCTGATCTTTACCTGTCACGAACACATCGCCGCGATGTTCCAGGACATGGGGGCCGACGTCCGGGCACTTCCCAAGTTCACCGGTCTCTGCCGTCCCGGCTTGATCGAGATCGAAGAGCCGCTGCCGAAGATGGAACTGCCGGCTCCCGCACCGGAACCCAAGCCGGAGCCAAAACCCGCTCCGAAGCCAGCCCCGAAGCCGAAGGTCAAACAGGCTCCGTTGCCGGAACCCAAGGTGACCGTCCATATCGAGAACCCACTGCCCGAACCGGTTCCGCCACCTTCCAACAAGTACACCGAAGTGGTTTTGCCAGAGTACGTGCCAATCGATTTTGAAGTGATCAAGCACGTCGAGCCTGAACCGGTGCCGCTGCCAATCGTTCAGCTACCCAAGGAAGAGCCGGTCCGACTTCGCTGCGATGTGCTGCAGGAAGAGGTCAGCTACCGTCTGAAGGGGAGCGACGTTACCGACAAGTACTTCCTGTCGCTGTCGGACTTTGGTGTCGAGACCAACGGCAACGTGAATTACCGATTGAAGGATGCCGACGGCGACAGCAAGCCGCAGATCGACTGGGATGCACTGCTGGACGAAGAGCCGGTTGAAGAGGAACCTTACGAAGAAGAGTTCCCCGTGGCCGATGCCATCCTCGAACCGGAACCCCAGTGGGAGCCAGAACCGGAACCGGAATTGGAGCTTCAGCCGGAGCCGGAACCAGTGCCAGTGCCGCTGCCAGCGAAGAAGAAGATGCGAATTCGCTACGTTTACACGGCCCACGACGAATTCGGGTGGGACTCGCCGCGTCGCTGGTACGAAACGAAAGATCCTCGCAAAGATCACGACGAAGTGATCGTTCGCGAAGAGATCGTCGACGAAGACGAAGCTTCGTAG
- a CDS encoding exonuclease SbcCD subunit D: MTPGSPFRFIQTGDIHLDQPLGGLAEVPKHLREIFLSAPRQAMQQVVENALLHEVDFVLITGNVLDVRHSSPVIVGFLLDQLETLNDAGIKVYWLGGESDPPARWPASIHLPSNVHTIGPGKPVEILHQRGDLPICLIIAQGYIGREPGWSQFRPDAAGLFTIGALHGEFESDSIARSQIPYWALGGKELRDKLNCSPAIAVYAGSPQGRTVTHNGQRGCTLVEVDEEGDIAMEAIPTDVCRWQSEIIELENCKKVSDLTQIIKNRLNTLNTTKGNRQLMIDWRVMVANEATRDLLKEETWQEITDELNKQFGEEPMGSWTYELTVETASVIPEGWYQEQSICGDYLRLTRELAADPSLPIELTQFLAAGHEESQLAEAVSIESRENRRRVLQDARRLGVRLLRAE, from the coding sequence GTGACGCCTGGTTCCCCGTTCAGGTTCATTCAAACTGGTGATATTCATCTCGATCAGCCGCTAGGAGGGCTCGCTGAAGTCCCCAAGCATCTGCGCGAGATCTTCCTTAGTGCGCCGCGTCAAGCGATGCAGCAAGTGGTCGAGAACGCGCTGCTGCATGAAGTCGACTTCGTACTGATCACCGGTAACGTCTTGGATGTCCGTCATAGCAGCCCGGTGATTGTCGGGTTTTTGCTGGATCAACTGGAAACACTCAACGACGCCGGGATCAAAGTCTATTGGCTTGGCGGCGAGAGCGATCCGCCGGCACGCTGGCCGGCTTCGATTCATCTGCCGTCGAACGTGCACACGATCGGCCCTGGTAAGCCGGTCGAGATTCTGCATCAGCGCGGCGACCTCCCAATCTGCCTGATCATTGCCCAAGGGTATATCGGCCGCGAGCCTGGCTGGAGCCAGTTCCGGCCCGATGCCGCCGGGCTGTTCACCATTGGTGCGCTGCATGGCGAGTTCGAGTCGGACTCGATCGCTCGTAGCCAAATTCCTTATTGGGCATTGGGTGGCAAAGAACTGCGTGACAAGCTGAACTGTTCGCCGGCGATCGCCGTGTACGCTGGCTCTCCGCAGGGACGCACGGTCACGCACAACGGCCAACGGGGCTGCACGCTGGTGGAAGTGGACGAAGAAGGGGATATCGCCATGGAAGCGATTCCGACCGACGTCTGCCGCTGGCAAAGTGAAATCATCGAGCTGGAAAACTGCAAGAAGGTGAGCGACCTGACGCAGATCATCAAGAACCGGCTCAACACGCTCAACACCACTAAGGGAAATCGCCAGTTGATGATCGACTGGCGGGTGATGGTCGCCAACGAAGCGACCCGCGATCTGCTGAAGGAAGAAACCTGGCAAGAGATCACCGACGAGCTGAACAAGCAGTTTGGTGAAGAACCGATGGGTTCGTGGACGTACGAACTGACGGTTGAAACGGCCTCGGTGATTCCCGAAGGGTGGTATCAGGAACAATCGATCTGCGGCGATTACCTGCGACTGACGCGGGAATTGGCTGCCGATCCCAGTCTGCCGATCGAGCTAACGCAATTCCTGGCCGCAGGGCACGAGGAAAGCCAGTTAGCCGAGGCGGTCTCCATTGAATCCAGAGAAAATCGCCGCCGTGTGCTGCAAGATGCACGCCGCCTTGGCGTCCGATTGCTGCGAGCCGAGTGA
- a CDS encoding ATP-dependent helicase, with the protein MNGLNPPQLEAVNTLSGPMLVLAGAGSGKTRVVTFRIANLIKHGIKPQRILAVTFTNKAAAEMKERALKLLGKNTNSEDEPVVSTFHSHCVRVLRRHINHLGYPNTYTIYDRSDQEMVARSVLREIRVPNETLRPGDMLNFISRWKSAGIRPKEAFAHADTDKAHLAAVAFRRYQNALKACGALDFDDLLLCTEELFTNFPAVREQEAALFDHVMIDEYQDTNASQYRIVRGLTEGHRNLCVVGDDDQSIYSWRGAEVKHILRFKEDWPEAKVVLLADNYRCTNAILTVANRLVAFNSTRYDKVLNAARHGGDQPKVLYFKDEEKEAEEVVGDISRRIQDPAVEPRDFAILFRTNEQPRAFEQQFRAMNIPYTLIGGMSFFDRKEVRDILSYLKLINSQQDEVALLRIINTPPRGIGQKTVKDLLDHATNEGKPLWDVLPQAAALRGGASTTTTDAISKFVRLIKHYHGRLGKDSLTDIVRDLIGAIGYQQELARLYPDPNDRESREAAIEQVVNAVSAYEEKKKKKATLAGFLDDTALAGDGFDNEKEKQLKKNGVILMTLHAAKGLEFPFVYMVGMEEGILPHSRSLKDGDEAIEEERRLCYVGITRAQERLTFSFALARKKWGKPRPTETSRFLYELTGQADNPNAVAPEARKPAAPKSGQKRPSAEARRR; encoded by the coding sequence GTGAACGGACTCAATCCGCCACAATTGGAAGCGGTTAACACCTTGTCAGGCCCCATGTTGGTGCTGGCCGGGGCCGGGTCAGGCAAGACCCGGGTGGTGACCTTCCGTATCGCGAATCTCATCAAGCATGGTATCAAGCCGCAGCGTATTCTGGCGGTGACCTTTACCAACAAAGCTGCCGCGGAAATGAAGGAACGTGCCCTGAAACTGCTGGGCAAGAACACCAATTCCGAGGACGAGCCAGTCGTTTCGACGTTCCACTCTCATTGTGTTCGCGTTCTGCGTCGACATATTAACCATTTGGGTTATCCCAATACGTACACCATTTACGATCGTAGCGATCAGGAAATGGTGGCTCGCAGCGTGCTTCGCGAGATCCGCGTGCCCAACGAAACGCTGCGACCCGGCGATATGCTGAACTTTATCAGCCGCTGGAAGTCGGCCGGTATTCGCCCCAAAGAGGCCTTCGCCCACGCCGATACCGACAAGGCACACCTGGCCGCGGTCGCGTTTCGTCGTTATCAGAACGCGCTGAAGGCCTGCGGGGCACTCGACTTCGACGACCTGCTGCTGTGTACCGAAGAGCTGTTTACCAACTTCCCCGCCGTCCGCGAGCAGGAAGCGGCCCTGTTCGATCACGTGATGATCGACGAATACCAGGACACGAACGCTTCGCAGTACCGTATTGTCCGCGGCCTGACCGAAGGGCATCGCAACTTGTGCGTGGTGGGGGACGACGACCAGTCGATTTACTCGTGGCGTGGTGCCGAGGTGAAGCACATTCTCCGCTTCAAAGAGGACTGGCCCGAAGCCAAGGTGGTGCTGCTGGCCGACAACTACCGCTGCACCAATGCCATTTTGACGGTGGCCAACCGCCTGGTGGCGTTCAACAGCACGCGCTACGACAAAGTCTTGAACGCGGCCCGGCATGGCGGCGACCAGCCGAAGGTGCTGTACTTCAAGGACGAGGAAAAAGAGGCCGAGGAAGTGGTCGGCGATATCTCTCGCCGCATCCAGGACCCGGCCGTCGAGCCTCGCGACTTCGCAATTTTGTTCCGCACCAATGAACAGCCGCGGGCATTCGAGCAGCAGTTCCGCGCGATGAACATTCCTTACACGCTGATCGGCGGGATGTCGTTCTTCGACCGGAAGGAAGTTCGCGACATCCTTTCGTATTTGAAGCTGATTAACTCGCAGCAGGACGAAGTGGCCCTGCTGCGAATCATCAACACGCCTCCGCGGGGGATTGGCCAGAAGACGGTGAAGGATCTGCTGGATCATGCCACCAACGAAGGAAAACCGCTGTGGGACGTGCTGCCCCAGGCAGCGGCCCTGCGGGGGGGGGCGTCGACGACAACCACCGACGCGATCAGCAAGTTTGTGCGATTGATCAAGCATTATCATGGCCGATTGGGTAAGGATTCGTTGACCGATATCGTCCGCGATTTGATCGGGGCAATCGGCTATCAGCAGGAACTTGCGCGGCTGTATCCCGACCCGAACGATCGCGAGTCGCGCGAAGCGGCGATCGAACAGGTCGTCAACGCCGTGAGCGCCTACGAGGAAAAGAAGAAAAAGAAGGCCACCCTGGCCGGCTTCCTCGACGACACCGCCCTGGCCGGCGACGGCTTCGACAACGAGAAAGAGAAGCAGCTCAAAAAGAACGGCGTTATCCTGATGACGCTGCACGCGGCCAAAGGTCTCGAGTTTCCTTTCGTGTACATGGTGGGCATGGAGGAAGGCATTCTGCCCCATAGCCGCAGCCTGAAGGACGGGGACGAAGCGATCGAAGAAGAACGTAGGCTCTGCTATGTGGGCATTACCAGAGCCCAGGAACGGCTGACCTTCTCGTTTGCCCTGGCACGCAAGAAATGGGGTAAACCTCGCCCCACCGAAACGAGCCGATTTCTTTACGAATTGACAGGCCAAGCCGATAATCCAAATGCGGTGGCCCCAGAAGCCAGGAAGCCAGCCGCACCCAAGTCAGGACAAAAACGTCCCTCAGCCGAGGCGCGCCGGCGATAG
- a CDS encoding YihY/virulence factor BrkB family protein, with the protein MPTEATQVLNPSNVMLATWKKFFSQIVKRWVANDHSTSAAAIAFYVLFSLAPIVVFSVAIAGRILENDAEARLAAISYLNNALGKDYGADIVEQIKLSTFNQSTFLPAIFFTFIVVWSASNTFMQLRNALNRINGFAAENLRGSIIAVVLGRLRATLFSIAVGLLLALASLLSTWSHTLWTETNWFHFISAQNQDWITMQVISWLTVLVTFYGMLRFLPMRRPPWREVLAGAVFGTILFQVAKYGIIEFASANVVANAYGTSSVLVITVMWIFMSAHVLLFAAEIGHMLFSPETTPFEKYKSKSPE; encoded by the coding sequence ATGCCCACAGAAGCGACTCAGGTTCTCAATCCGTCAAATGTTATGCTTGCTACGTGGAAAAAGTTTTTCTCGCAAATTGTGAAGCGCTGGGTCGCCAACGATCATTCCACGTCGGCGGCGGCGATCGCGTTTTACGTTTTGTTCTCGCTGGCACCCATTGTCGTGTTTTCAGTCGCCATTGCGGGGCGCATCCTGGAAAACGACGCCGAAGCCCGATTAGCCGCTATCAGCTATCTCAATAACGCGCTAGGCAAAGACTACGGAGCTGATATTGTCGAACAGATTAAGCTCTCGACATTCAATCAATCGACGTTTCTACCAGCGATTTTCTTCACGTTCATCGTCGTCTGGAGTGCCTCGAACACGTTCATGCAGCTTCGTAATGCCCTCAATCGAATCAACGGATTCGCCGCCGAGAACCTGCGAGGCAGCATCATTGCCGTGGTACTGGGGCGTTTGCGGGCCACGTTGTTTTCGATTGCGGTTGGTTTGCTCTTGGCCCTGGCGTCGCTGCTGAGTACCTGGTCGCACACCCTCTGGACCGAGACCAATTGGTTTCATTTCATTTCCGCACAAAACCAGGACTGGATCACCATGCAGGTCATCTCGTGGTTGACGGTGTTGGTCACTTTTTATGGCATGCTCCGATTCCTGCCGATGCGGCGACCGCCGTGGCGGGAGGTTCTCGCCGGTGCAGTGTTCGGCACCATCCTGTTTCAGGTCGCGAAATACGGAATCATCGAATTCGCGTCCGCCAATGTCGTTGCCAATGCCTATGGTACCAGCAGCGTGTTGGTGATTACCGTGATGTGGATTTTCATGTCCGCGCACGTACTGCTATTCGCCGCCGAGATCGGGCACATGCTCTTCTCGCCGGAAACTACTCCGTTCGAGAAATACAAATCGAAGTCGCCGGAGTAA